The genome window CGCCGCCGGCCTCCTCGCGGACCTCGCGCAGGACCTCCGCCCCTTCGGGGTCGTCGTCCGCGGTGCCGCCGACGAGGACGAGACGGCAGTCCTGCGTCCGGCGGACCTGACGCCAGGCGCGGATGACCCCCACCGGGTTCTTGAAGCGGTCGAAGCGGGAGACCTGGACGAGCAACGGCCGCGACCGGTCGAGGCCGAGGCCGGCGAGGCGGCGGTCGATCTCCCCTTCGGAGATCTCCCGGTTCTTGTCCGCGAGGGGGTCGATCGACGGGGGGATCAGGTATTGCGGGTGCGGCAGGTTCTGCGCGAACGGCGCGAGCGAGAACACCGACGCGTCGTAGGGCTCGACGAACCCCCGCAGGAATCGCCACACGGGGCGATAGGGCTTCGAGGCGTCGATGTGGCATCGCCAGATCCACGGGCAGCGTTTCTCGGCGAACCGGATCAGCGGAGCGGGCTGCGGGTCGTGGATGACGACGACGTCGGCGTCGAGCTCGAGTCGGGCGGCGTTCTTCCGGTTCGTCTCGAGGTAGGCCTCGCGCTGCGCGGGGGTGAGCTCGAGTCGATCCCCCTGCAGCGCGTTGTGCATGCGCTTGGTCGTCGCGAAGTACTCGGGGGTTCCCTCGAGGACCTCCCAGCGGGCGTCCAGCCCGAGCTCGTTGAAGAGCGGGACATGCCGCGCGAGCAGCTCCGCGACCCCGCCGCCCACGCGCGTCGAGTTGACCACCACGAGTCGGAGCCCCTCGAGTCGCGCCGCCAGCCGCCGGAGCAGCGCGATCCGGTCGCGGCCGACGACCTCGGCGTACTGATCGAGCCGGGCGGCCTTCATGCGTCGCCCTCCTCGGGATGTCCCTCCAGGATGCGCAGGATCCGGTGGCGCAGCTCCTCGAGGCTGAAGAAGTAGAAGTCGATCCGGCGAAGTCGTGAGACCTCCGCCGACGCGCCGAACTCCGCCTCGAGCCAGCGGGAGTAGTCGTCCGCTCCGCCGCGCAGCTTCGCCTCGTGGAAGTGGAAGTAGAGGCTGCTCAGGGGCGCATGGGCGATCCCCTCGTGCAGCTCCGCGACGCTCCACGCCTCGCGATCGGTCGGAAGCTCGAGGTAGTGCCCGGAGGCGAAGTGGAACTCGAATCCGCGCCGGGCCCACGGAACCCCGGCGAGCCCGTCGAGGTGCTCCTCCACGACCTCGAGGACGACCGCCCTGGCCTGCTCGAGGTCGGTCCGCTTGAAGGGCTCGATCGCGCTGAGCTTCTCGGCGAGCGCGCGATCGCCGAGCGCCTCGGCGACCCAGGTCGCGAAGTCGTTCGGGTAATCCCACGACCCGTAGCGATGCGCGAGGAACGACCGGTACAGGTGGTGGTGCACGACCTCGCCGGGAACCCGACGGAGCTGGTCGGCGAGCTCCTGGAGATTCGCCGCGCGAAGCCCCGTGACGACGACGAGCCCCTCGTAGTCCACGAACCGGAACGGCGC of Candidatus Polarisedimenticolaceae bacterium contains these proteins:
- a CDS encoding DUF5752 family protein; amino-acid sequence: MTALASVRARAPFRFVDYEGLVVVTGLRAANLQELADQLRRVPGEVVHHHLYRSFLAHRYGSWDYPNDFATWVAEALGDRALAEKLSAIEPFKRTDLEQARAVVLEVVEEHLDGLAGVPWARRGFEFHFASGHYLELPTDREAWSVAELHEGIAHAPLSSLYFHFHEAKLRGGADDYSRWLEAEFGASAEVSRLRRIDFYFFSLEELRHRILRILEGHPEEGDA
- a CDS encoding glycosyltransferase; translated protein: MKAARLDQYAEVVGRDRIALLRRLAARLEGLRLVVVNSTRVGGGVAELLARHVPLFNELGLDARWEVLEGTPEYFATTKRMHNALQGDRLELTPAQREAYLETNRKNAARLELDADVVVIHDPQPAPLIRFAEKRCPWIWRCHIDASKPYRPVWRFLRGFVEPYDASVFSLAPFAQNLPHPQYLIPPSIDPLADKNREISEGEIDRRLAGLGLDRSRPLLVQVSRFDRFKNPVGVIRAWRQVRRTQDCRLVLVGGTADDDPEGAEVLREVREEAGGDPDVHVLSIPPDSDLEINALQRAATVVIQNSTKEGFGLTVTEALWKGRPVVAGAVGGITLQVHDHRTGFLVHSEEGLAFRIRYLLNRPQAAREMGTEGRELVRYRFLLTRHLRDWLTLFLSITGRAP